TCTCGAAGACGGATTTCATGAGCCCTGCCTCCCACCCGGCCGCCGAGCCGGTTCCGACCCTGTCCGACGACCTGCGCCGGGTGCTGGACCGTGCGGCCGGCGCGCCGATGAGCGTCGCGCAGATCGTCGACGTGCTCAAGGACCGGGGCTTCAACATCCTGATCATCTTCATGGCCCTGCCCTTCTGCCAGCCGGTGACGCCGCCGGGCATGTCCACGCCCTTCGGCCTGGTGATGCTGCTGCTGGGTCTGCGCATCGCGCTGCGCCAGCCGCCCTGGCTGCCAGCGCGGCTGATGAAGGTGGAGGTGGGGTTTGCCGCGCTTCAGAAGGTGATCCAGATCGGCCTGAAGATCGCTGGCTGGCTGGAGAAGCTGGTCCATCCGCGCCTGGGCGGCATGGTGCGGCCGGCGCTGATGCAGCGGGTCAATGGCCTGGCCATCGTGATCAGCGCGGCGGTGTTCATGCTGCCGCTGCCGATTCCGCTGTCCAACACCTTCCCGGCCTGGGGCATCCTGCTGGTGGCGCTGGGCATGATCGAGGAGGACGGCGCGGCGGTGATCGCCGGCTACCTCGTCTCGCTGACGGGCATGGTCTACATCGGCGGCGTGTTCTGGCTGGGGGCCGAGGGCCTGAGCCGCCTGTTCGGCTGAAGCGCCGCAGTCCAGGGGGCGGCGCCGCCTTCGCGGCCCGGCCCCCGGGGCTGCGGATCAACGCTGCACCGTTTCCGCCGGCATCGCGCTCAGCTTGAACTCGGTGGCCACGCCCTGGAAGCTCACGCTGTCGCCCAGGCTCACCCAGCCGTCCGCATGCACGGGGTTGGACTTCCAGGCGCGCAGTTCGTCGAGCACGGCCATGCGGCTCTTGCTGGCGCTGCCGGCCGGGTAGATGCCGACAAAGCGCAGGCTGTCGCCTTCTTGGCGCCAGCCGTCTTGCAGCACCGGCTTGGCGCGGGCGGCTTGCAGCTCGGTGCCGACCTGGGCGCGGGTCTTGGCAGCTTCGCCAGCCTGCGGCAGGCCGACGAAGACGAGGTGATCGCCCTGGTCGATGAAACCATCGTGGCTGACGCCGTGGATGCCGGCGGCCTGGGCGGCACCGGCCAGGGCGAGCAGGCCGAGGCTGGCGACGAGGCCCTTGAGGGTGGTGCGGGCAGTGCGGGGGGTGGCGGTGCGGGGGGTCATGACAAGCTCCTGTTTCGGGGGGGGGGTTCTGCACCGACTCCGTGTCGAGTGCATGGAACGTACTGTGACGATCGGACCCCGTCAGGAATCGGGCGCCCAGATGACCAAGTTGTCATCCACGATCTGCGTTGCGCGCTGCCAGGGGATGGGGCGATCCGAGCGCTCGGGCCGCTCGGGCTGCAAGGCCCCGCTCAAGCTGCCCGGACCCCGCACAGCGCTGCGCCCGCCGCGCTGGATGCCGGCGCGGCAGACGAGGCAACAGGGGTCAGGGGATGGAGCCGCGCTTCGGAAGGCCCTTCCGATCGGCCGCATGACCATCGTCTGGACACCGAAACGGGCGCGCCCGCATCGGGGCGGGTGGCGGTGGCGGGGGGCTGCGGCGCCATGGCGGCACCGTCGTGGCCGGGCGGTCGTGATCCGCGCGGCGGGGATCGCGGGCTGCGCCGTCTTGCTGACGGGCAGGGTCTGCATCGGCGGCGTGTTCTGGCTGGGGGCCGAGGGCCTGAGCCGCCTGTTCGGATGAAGCGCCGCAGTCCGGGGGGCGGCGCCGCCTTCGCGGCCCGGCCCCCGGGGCTGCGGATCAACGCTGCACCGTTTCCGCCGGCATCGCGCTCAGCTTGAACTCGGTGGCCACGCCCTGGAAGCTCACGCTGTCGCCCAGGCTCACCCAGCCGTCCGCATGCACGGGGTTGGACTTCCAGGCGCGCAGTTCGTCGAGCACGGCCATGCGGCTCTTGCTGGCGCTGCCGGCCGGGTAGATGCCGACGAAGCGCAGGCTGTCGCCTTCCTGGCGCCAGCCGTCTTGCAGCACCGGCT
This window of the Piscinibacter lacus genome carries:
- a CDS encoding exopolysaccharide biosynthesis protein, producing the protein MSPASHPAAEPVPTLSDDLRRVLDRAAGAPMSVAQIVDVLKDRGFNILIIFMALPFCQPVTPPGMSTPFGLVMLLLGLRIALRQPPWLPARLMKVEVGFAALQKVIQIGLKIAGWLEKLVHPRLGGMVRPALMQRVNGLAIVISAAVFMLPLPIPLSNTFPAWGILLVALGMIEEDGAAVIAGYLVSLTGMVYIGGVFWLGAEGLSRLFG
- a CDS encoding DUF4148 domain-containing protein — protein: MTPRTATPRTARTTLKGLVASLGLLALAGAAQAAGIHGVSHDGFIDQGDHLVFVGLPQAGEAAKTRAQVGTELQAARAKPVLQDGWRQEGDSLRFVGIYPAGSASKSRMAVLDELRAWKSNPVHADGWVSLGDSVSFQGVATEFKLSAMPAETVQR